A stretch of Vicinamibacterales bacterium DNA encodes these proteins:
- a CDS encoding gamma-glutamyltransferase produces the protein MMARPEHPIVESAGRSGAGVRRHSAVATAHPLATDAALDILHAGGNAVDAAVAAAWALSVCEPSASGLGGQTTVLLHRPGDAPLIIDGHSYAPSTVSVETVSRSEQRVGHRACVIPSTVATLGHVQRRYGRLPRRAVMAAAVRIAEGGYDVTSLLRRQIRWTQPALSASKAMGASFLPGGCVPEVGSRLRHPALAATLRRLQEAGEDDFYRGDIAEQIIADMTRHGGLIAAEDLATFTLPVERAALVGSYCGFRVVTAPPPAGGLQLLLGLKLVEYLERHHPSVSPDEWRANLALATYAVFRGRDHDGVSVDVPSEGSDRFLQERTVTLARVIADRLPDPIRTVEEPGDTTHLTVADADGTVVALTQSIQSVFGAKVAHGGLGFIYNNYLRTCPRRPHPHQLAAGCLPRSNVAPALVFEAGQDDRPMLALGAAGSRRITSALLHVITGVLDRGLNVQDAMAAPRVHALTNGKAWVERPAATEALLALLRQRAFRVIVKRPLDFSMGSVQAVRLFPDGRMDAAADPRRDGVAKGV, from the coding sequence ATGATGGCCCGCCCCGAACACCCGATTGTCGAGAGCGCGGGGCGGTCCGGCGCGGGCGTTCGCCGCCATTCGGCAGTGGCGACGGCCCACCCCCTGGCCACCGATGCCGCTCTCGACATCCTGCACGCCGGCGGCAACGCCGTGGACGCTGCCGTAGCGGCCGCATGGGCCCTTTCGGTGTGCGAGCCGAGTGCCTCCGGCCTCGGCGGCCAGACGACGGTGCTGCTGCACCGGCCCGGCGACGCACCGCTGATCATCGACGGGCATTCCTACGCTCCGAGCACAGTGTCGGTGGAGACGGTCAGCCGCTCGGAACAGCGGGTCGGGCATCGAGCGTGTGTCATCCCGTCGACAGTCGCGACGCTTGGGCACGTGCAGCGTCGCTACGGTCGTCTGCCGCGCCGCGCCGTCATGGCCGCAGCGGTGCGTATCGCCGAGGGTGGGTACGACGTGACGTCCCTGCTGCGGCGGCAGATCCGATGGACCCAGCCAGCGCTGTCGGCCTCGAAGGCCATGGGTGCGTCGTTCCTGCCGGGCGGTTGCGTGCCCGAGGTGGGCAGTCGCCTGCGCCATCCGGCCCTGGCGGCCACCTTGCGCCGACTCCAGGAGGCCGGCGAAGACGATTTCTACCGCGGAGATATCGCCGAGCAGATCATCGCTGACATGACGCGGCATGGTGGCCTGATCGCTGCAGAGGACCTGGCCACGTTCACGCTTCCCGTCGAGCGCGCGGCCCTGGTGGGGAGCTACTGCGGGTTTAGGGTCGTCACGGCGCCACCCCCGGCGGGCGGCCTGCAGTTGCTGCTTGGTCTGAAGCTCGTCGAGTATCTCGAGCGCCATCATCCGAGCGTGTCGCCCGACGAGTGGCGCGCAAACCTCGCCCTCGCCACCTACGCGGTGTTTCGTGGGCGGGACCACGACGGCGTCTCGGTCGACGTCCCGTCGGAAGGCAGCGACCGGTTCCTGCAGGAGCGGACCGTCACGCTGGCACGGGTGATCGCAGACCGGCTGCCTGATCCGATTCGCACCGTCGAGGAGCCGGGCGACACGACCCACCTCACCGTCGCTGACGCCGACGGGACGGTGGTCGCCTTGACACAGTCGATCCAGTCCGTGTTCGGCGCGAAGGTGGCGCATGGTGGGCTTGGCTTCATCTACAACAACTACCTCAGAACGTGCCCCCGCCGGCCCCATCCCCACCAACTCGCCGCCGGCTGTCTGCCGCGCTCGAACGTGGCGCCCGCACTCGTGTTCGAGGCGGGCCAGGACGATCGCCCAATGCTGGCCTTGGGAGCCGCAGGGAGCCGTCGGATCACCTCGGCGCTGCTGCACGTGATTACCGGCGTGCTGGACCGGGGTCTCAACGTGCAGGACGCCATGGCCGCCCCACGGGTGCATGCCCTGACCAACGGCAAAGCCTGGGTCGAGCGGCCTGCCGCAACCGAAGCACTGCTCGCCCTGCTGCGTCAGCGAGCGTTCCGCGTCATCGTGAAGCGTCCGCTCGATTTCTCGATGGGAAGCGTGCAGGCGGTCCGGCTGTTCCCGGACGGCCGGATGGACGCCGCCGCCGACCCGCGCCGTGACGGCGTGGCGAAGGGAGTCTGA